In Cyprinus carpio isolate SPL01 chromosome A1, ASM1834038v1, whole genome shotgun sequence, the following proteins share a genomic window:
- the txndc11 gene encoding thioredoxin domain-containing protein 11 isoform X2, with the protein MLRRVRAQLRQAVDQMAKRPELCCGAILLTCALILPLTLTCSRVKSVVASPRAPLRFFPAEAPLADLFLGQLEEADRLLEEADVSLVFYYAPWCAHCLAARQHVQQVALRLAQQVQFVAVNCWWHQGRCRKQKSFFQYPVIHLFYRRVGPIEYRGPVRAEYLESFIQRVSAPLTYLPSVRALHTFLTQHQAVVGYFQFNSSPQPAGYIVFLLSALHALRRDQQGEVRFAVVTNQAVAGGVSLREDESVYLHRRLNSSLVFPRTQRNFTVQAVCDWVFENRESIIHWIQPTGAKSYSLEAELQKGPALLTFLPHNPLAANQLLTQVTDVALQYHSCSGSQEDSVSVPRCCRSLLDPSAGPSVCELCVSHCWALELYLQRVSLSSCRSVQSSYGVFGRWSVCCRSVPRPPPDSITGLQCRSNKTLRFYLLDTQLHWTLAQRLGASADQSLPFITIINLRDETHYVLNHTDTLADFIQNFSVSYSPLHRHLVGHKPQQQSQSLIQEVTSDSFLHTVMDSQRDVLLLYYSVWCGFCSALNHVFLQLARLLQGNSALTVARVNVGRNDLPWEFMVDHVPSVLFFPRHRKQMSVKFPENTPMTVPNLLRFVLQHTESGGGAEPRSLLEAELQVLQRQVFSLHRARERLSQQLSVLWRENRRLTLHTHTLQTQNAELQEQSLQLETLYREKTRQLSDTVHRLQELADASEELLKENSLLRVLLTVLRERDGRDTERQEEEGQEAADGQEGKREAS; encoded by the exons ATGCTGCGGCGGGTTCGAGCTCAGCTCCGGCAGGCGGTGGATCAGATGGCGAAGAGACCCGAGCTGTGCTGCGGCGCGATCCTGCTCACCTGCGCACTAATACTGCCCTTGACACTCACCTGCAG tcgtgTGAAGAGTGTGGTGGCGTCTCCTCGGGCTCCTCTGCGCTTCTTCCCGGCCGAGGCTCCGCTGGCGGATCTGTTCCTGGGTCAGTTAGAGGAAGCAGATCGTCTACTGGAGGAAGCGGATGTGTCGCTGGTGTTCTACTACGCCCCCTGGTGTGCCCACTGCCTCGCTGCACGACAGCAcgtccagcaggtggcgctgcgGCTCGCTCAGCAG GTGCAGTTTGTGGCGGTGAACTGCTGGTGGCATCAGGGCAGATGCAGGAAGCAGAAGAGCTTCTTCCAGTATCCAGTCATTCATCTGTTCTACAggag ggtcgGTCCGATCGAGTACAGGGGTCCGGTCCGGGCTGAGTATCTGGAGAGCTTCATTCAGAGAGTTAGTGCTCCGCTCACGTACCTGCCCTCCGTTAGAGCCCTGCACACCTTCCTCACACAgcaccag GCTGTGGTGGGTTATTTCCAGTTTAACTCATCTCCTCAGCCGGCCGGTTACATCGTCTTCCTGTTGTCGGCTCTGCACGCGCTCAGACGAG ATCAGCAGGGGGAGGTGCGCTTCGCTGTGGTGACCAATCAGGCGGTGGCCGGGGGCGTGTCCCTCCGGGAGGATGAAAGTGTGTATCTACACCGGCGTTTGAACAGCTCTCTG GTCTTCCCGCGGACGCAGAGGAACTTCACTGTACAGGCCGTCTGTGATTGGGTGTTTGAGAACAGAGAGAGCATCATTCACTGGATTCAGCCAACGGGAGCAAAGAGTTACTCACTGGAGGCGGAGCTACAGAAAGGCCCCGCCCTCCTGACCTTCCTCCCACACAATCCCCTCGCAGCCAATCAGCTGCTGACACAG gtgacTGATGTGGCGCTGCAGTATCACTCGTGTAGCGGCTCACAGGAGGATTCTGTGTCCGTCCCGCGCTGCTGTCGGTCTCTGCTGGATCCGTCGGCCGGTCCGAGTGTGTGTGAGCTGTGTGTCTCTCACTGCTGGGCTCTGGAGCTGTATCTGCAGCGGGTCAGTCTCTCCTCCTGCAGGAGCGTCCAGAGCTCGTACGGTGTGTTCGGCCGGTGGAGCGTCTGCTGCAGGAGCGTCCCCAGGCCTCCGCCGGACTCCATCACGGGCCTGCAGTGCCGCTCCAACAAGACCCTGCGCTTCTACCTGCTGGACACTCAGCTGCACTGGACGCTGGCGCAGAGACTCGGAGCGTCCGCTGACCAGAGCCTGCCCTTCATCACCATCATCAACCTCAGAGACGAGACGCACTACGTGCTCAACCACACCGACACACTGG CAGACTTCATACAGAACTTCAGCGTGTCCTACAGTCCTTTACACAGACATCTGGTGGGACACAAACCACAGCAGCAATCACAGTCCCTCATACAGGAAGTGACCTCAGACAGCTTCCTGCACACCGTCATGGACTCACAGAGG GACGTGCTGCTGCTGTATTATTCGGTCTGGTGTGGCTTCTGCTCGGCTCTCAATCACGTGTTTCTGCAGCTGGCTCGTCTGCTCCAGGGAAACAGCGCCCTCACGGTGGCCAG AGTGAATGTTGGCCGGAATGATCTGCCCTGGGAGTTTATGGTGGATCATGTGCCGTCTGTGCTGTTCTTCCCCAGACACAG GAAGCAGATGAGTGTGAAGTTTCCTGAAAACACGCCCATGACGGTCCCCAACCTGCTGCGGTTCGTTCTGCAGCACACAGAGTCCGGCGGAGGGGCGGAGCCTCGGTCCCTGCTGGAGGCGGAGCTTCAGGTGCTGCAGCGgcaggtgttttctctgcatCGGGCCAGAGAGCGTCTCTCTCAGCAGCTTTCGGTCCTGTGGAGGGAGAACCGGCGGCTcacgctgcacacacacacgctgcagaCCCAGAATGCCGAGCTGCAGGAGCAGAGCTTGCAGCTGGAGACGCTGTACAGAGAGAAAACACGCCAGCTGAGCGACACCGTCCACAGACTGCAGGAGCTCGCAGACGCGTCTGAAGAACTGCTGAAGGAGAACTCGCTGCTCAGAGTGCTGCTCACcgtcctgagagagagagacggacggGACACAGAGAGACAGGAAGAGGAGGGACAGGAAGCAGCAGACGGACAGGAAGGGAAGCGTGAGGCGTCCTGA
- the txndc11 gene encoding thioredoxin domain-containing protein 11 isoform X1 — translation MLRRVRAQLRQAVDQMAKRPELCCGAILLTCALILPLTLTCSRVKSVVASPRAPLRFFPAEAPLADLFLGQLEEADRLLEEADVSLVFYYAPWCAHCLAARQHVQQVALRLAQQVQFVAVNCWWHQGRCRKQKSFFQYPVIHLFYRRVGPIEYRGPVRAEYLESFIQRVSAPLTYLPSVRALHTFLTQHQQAVVGYFQFNSSPQPAGYIVFLLSALHALRRDQQGEVRFAVVTNQAVAGGVSLREDESVYLHRRLNSSLVFPRTQRNFTVQAVCDWVFENRESIIHWIQPTGAKSYSLEAELQKGPALLTFLPHNPLAANQLLTQVTDVALQYHSCSGSQEDSVSVPRCCRSLLDPSAGPSVCELCVSHCWALELYLQRVSLSSCRSVQSSYGVFGRWSVCCRSVPRPPPDSITGLQCRSNKTLRFYLLDTQLHWTLAQRLGASADQSLPFITIINLRDETHYVLNHTDTLADFIQNFSVSYSPLHRHLVGHKPQQQSQSLIQEVTSDSFLHTVMDSQRDVLLLYYSVWCGFCSALNHVFLQLARLLQGNSALTVARVNVGRNDLPWEFMVDHVPSVLFFPRHRKQMSVKFPENTPMTVPNLLRFVLQHTESGGGAEPRSLLEAELQVLQRQVFSLHRARERLSQQLSVLWRENRRLTLHTHTLQTQNAELQEQSLQLETLYREKTRQLSDTVHRLQELADASEELLKENSLLRVLLTVLRERDGRDTERQEEEGQEAADGQEGKREAS, via the exons ATGCTGCGGCGGGTTCGAGCTCAGCTCCGGCAGGCGGTGGATCAGATGGCGAAGAGACCCGAGCTGTGCTGCGGCGCGATCCTGCTCACCTGCGCACTAATACTGCCCTTGACACTCACCTGCAG tcgtgTGAAGAGTGTGGTGGCGTCTCCTCGGGCTCCTCTGCGCTTCTTCCCGGCCGAGGCTCCGCTGGCGGATCTGTTCCTGGGTCAGTTAGAGGAAGCAGATCGTCTACTGGAGGAAGCGGATGTGTCGCTGGTGTTCTACTACGCCCCCTGGTGTGCCCACTGCCTCGCTGCACGACAGCAcgtccagcaggtggcgctgcgGCTCGCTCAGCAG GTGCAGTTTGTGGCGGTGAACTGCTGGTGGCATCAGGGCAGATGCAGGAAGCAGAAGAGCTTCTTCCAGTATCCAGTCATTCATCTGTTCTACAggag ggtcgGTCCGATCGAGTACAGGGGTCCGGTCCGGGCTGAGTATCTGGAGAGCTTCATTCAGAGAGTTAGTGCTCCGCTCACGTACCTGCCCTCCGTTAGAGCCCTGCACACCTTCCTCACACAgcaccag cAGGCTGTGGTGGGTTATTTCCAGTTTAACTCATCTCCTCAGCCGGCCGGTTACATCGTCTTCCTGTTGTCGGCTCTGCACGCGCTCAGACGAG ATCAGCAGGGGGAGGTGCGCTTCGCTGTGGTGACCAATCAGGCGGTGGCCGGGGGCGTGTCCCTCCGGGAGGATGAAAGTGTGTATCTACACCGGCGTTTGAACAGCTCTCTG GTCTTCCCGCGGACGCAGAGGAACTTCACTGTACAGGCCGTCTGTGATTGGGTGTTTGAGAACAGAGAGAGCATCATTCACTGGATTCAGCCAACGGGAGCAAAGAGTTACTCACTGGAGGCGGAGCTACAGAAAGGCCCCGCCCTCCTGACCTTCCTCCCACACAATCCCCTCGCAGCCAATCAGCTGCTGACACAG gtgacTGATGTGGCGCTGCAGTATCACTCGTGTAGCGGCTCACAGGAGGATTCTGTGTCCGTCCCGCGCTGCTGTCGGTCTCTGCTGGATCCGTCGGCCGGTCCGAGTGTGTGTGAGCTGTGTGTCTCTCACTGCTGGGCTCTGGAGCTGTATCTGCAGCGGGTCAGTCTCTCCTCCTGCAGGAGCGTCCAGAGCTCGTACGGTGTGTTCGGCCGGTGGAGCGTCTGCTGCAGGAGCGTCCCCAGGCCTCCGCCGGACTCCATCACGGGCCTGCAGTGCCGCTCCAACAAGACCCTGCGCTTCTACCTGCTGGACACTCAGCTGCACTGGACGCTGGCGCAGAGACTCGGAGCGTCCGCTGACCAGAGCCTGCCCTTCATCACCATCATCAACCTCAGAGACGAGACGCACTACGTGCTCAACCACACCGACACACTGG CAGACTTCATACAGAACTTCAGCGTGTCCTACAGTCCTTTACACAGACATCTGGTGGGACACAAACCACAGCAGCAATCACAGTCCCTCATACAGGAAGTGACCTCAGACAGCTTCCTGCACACCGTCATGGACTCACAGAGG GACGTGCTGCTGCTGTATTATTCGGTCTGGTGTGGCTTCTGCTCGGCTCTCAATCACGTGTTTCTGCAGCTGGCTCGTCTGCTCCAGGGAAACAGCGCCCTCACGGTGGCCAG AGTGAATGTTGGCCGGAATGATCTGCCCTGGGAGTTTATGGTGGATCATGTGCCGTCTGTGCTGTTCTTCCCCAGACACAG GAAGCAGATGAGTGTGAAGTTTCCTGAAAACACGCCCATGACGGTCCCCAACCTGCTGCGGTTCGTTCTGCAGCACACAGAGTCCGGCGGAGGGGCGGAGCCTCGGTCCCTGCTGGAGGCGGAGCTTCAGGTGCTGCAGCGgcaggtgttttctctgcatCGGGCCAGAGAGCGTCTCTCTCAGCAGCTTTCGGTCCTGTGGAGGGAGAACCGGCGGCTcacgctgcacacacacacgctgcagaCCCAGAATGCCGAGCTGCAGGAGCAGAGCTTGCAGCTGGAGACGCTGTACAGAGAGAAAACACGCCAGCTGAGCGACACCGTCCACAGACTGCAGGAGCTCGCAGACGCGTCTGAAGAACTGCTGAAGGAGAACTCGCTGCTCAGAGTGCTGCTCACcgtcctgagagagagagacggacggGACACAGAGAGACAGGAAGAGGAGGGACAGGAAGCAGCAGACGGACAGGAAGGGAAGCGTGAGGCGTCCTGA